One Eubalaena glacialis isolate mEubGla1 chromosome 11, mEubGla1.1.hap2.+ XY, whole genome shotgun sequence DNA segment encodes these proteins:
- the VAMP1 gene encoding vesicle-associated membrane protein 1, giving the protein MSAPAQPPTEGAEGAAPGGGPPGPPPNMTSNRRLQQTQAQVEEVVDIMRVNVDKVLERDQKLSELDDRADALQAGASQFESSAAKLKRKYWWKNCKMMIMLGAICAIIVVVIVIYFFA; this is encoded by the exons AT GTCTGCGCCAGCTCAGCCACCCACCGAAGGGGCAGAAGGGGCTGCCCCAGGTGGGGGTCCCCCTGGCCCTCCTCCTAATATGACCAGTAACAGACGACTACAGCAGACCCAGGCACAAGTGGAGGAG GTGGTGGACATCATGCGTGTAAATGTGGACAAGGTCCTGGAGAGGGACCAGAAGCTGTCAGAGCTGGATGACAGAGCCGACGCTTTGCAGGCGGGCGCATCACAATTTGAGAGCAGCGCTGCCAAGCTAAAGAGGAAGTATTGGTGGAAAAACTGCAAG ATGATGATCATGCTGGGAGCCATCTGTGCCATCATCGTGGTAGTTATTGTAA TCTATTTTTTTGCTTGA